From one Caldithrix abyssi DSM 13497 genomic stretch:
- a CDS encoding sigma-54-dependent transcriptional regulator, translating to MKQFSILVVDDEKIQRESLAGFLAKKRYQVYKAGNFDAALQIIKQNAIDLVLTDVKMSGKSGYDLLKAVKEINPSITVIIMTAYGNIEEAVAAMKDGAYDYLTKPLELDEVELLINRAFQFKQLTEENAELRQKLSDKHRFTNIISASPLMEEALNMAARSAKSRASVLIEGESGTGKELIARAIHFASPRKDKPLVVINCAAISESLLESELFGHEKGAFTGAIQARAGRVEEADGGTLFLDEVGDIPLSVQVKLLRFLQFGEFQRVGSNQSRKVDVRLISATNRDLLKMIQEGAFREDFYYRLNVINIKVPPLRKRKEDIPMLIDHFIKKYAAENGKEIKGISREAMDLLMKYDYPGNVRELENLIERAVVLSRSEIIEADDLPIQMRVVGKKEQAPPVEYYPGDFRQKVEAFEKDLILKALEEADFNQSQAARALGLSERNLRYKMAKYGIERAER from the coding sequence ATGAAACAATTCTCCATCCTGGTGGTTGACGACGAAAAAATTCAACGGGAGTCGTTAGCCGGTTTTCTGGCTAAAAAGCGCTATCAGGTGTATAAGGCCGGAAACTTTGACGCGGCCCTGCAAATCATCAAACAAAACGCCATTGACCTGGTTTTAACCGATGTAAAGATGTCCGGCAAATCGGGCTATGACTTGCTTAAGGCGGTAAAAGAGATCAATCCCTCAATCACGGTTATCATTATGACCGCCTACGGCAATATTGAAGAGGCTGTGGCGGCCATGAAGGACGGGGCTTACGATTATTTGACCAAGCCGTTGGAATTAGACGAAGTGGAATTACTGATTAATCGCGCCTTTCAGTTTAAACAATTAACCGAAGAGAATGCCGAATTACGGCAAAAACTTTCTGACAAGCACCGCTTTACCAATATCATCAGCGCCAGCCCTTTGATGGAAGAGGCTTTGAACATGGCGGCGCGCTCGGCAAAGAGCAGAGCGTCGGTGCTCATTGAAGGAGAAAGCGGCACGGGCAAAGAACTGATTGCTCGCGCCATCCATTTTGCCAGTCCGCGCAAGGATAAACCACTGGTGGTTATTAACTGCGCGGCCATTTCGGAAAGCCTGCTGGAAAGCGAATTGTTCGGTCATGAAAAAGGGGCCTTCACCGGCGCCATTCAGGCCCGCGCCGGACGCGTGGAGGAGGCGGACGGCGGAACGCTTTTTCTGGATGAGGTGGGCGATATTCCGCTTTCGGTTCAGGTAAAGTTGTTACGTTTTTTACAGTTCGGCGAGTTTCAGCGTGTGGGAAGCAATCAATCGCGCAAGGTGGACGTACGCCTGATTTCGGCCACCAATCGCGATCTGTTAAAGATGATTCAAGAGGGAGCGTTTCGCGAAGATTTCTACTACCGTTTGAATGTCATCAATATTAAAGTTCCGCCTCTTCGTAAACGTAAAGAAGATATTCCCATGCTAATCGACCACTTTATTAAAAAATACGCCGCTGAAAATGGCAAGGAGATCAAGGGCATTTCACGAGAGGCGATGGACCTTTTGATGAAGTACGACTACCCGGGCAACGTTCGCGAACTGGAAAATTTGATCGAGCGGGCAGTGGTGCTTTCCAGATCGGAGATTATCGAAGCGGACGATCTCCCCATCCAGATGCGGGTGGTGGGTAAAAAGGAACAGGCGCCGCCCGTTGAGTACTATCCCGGCGACTTCCGTCAAAAGGTGGAAGCGTTTGAGAAAGATCTGATCCTTAAAGCTCTTGAGGAGGCAGATTTTAATCAGAGTCAGGCAGCCCGCGCCCTGGGGCTGAGCGAACGCAATTTGCGTTACAAAATGGCCAAATATGGCATTGAACGAGCGGAGAGATAA
- a CDS encoding sensor histidine kinase: MQKNINNIRLWGVLLFIVLAVIIFLPAVMEYHSTKSDLVRLWQDQSRLVAETIVRGSQTMMRFDEQFLLDQKERLINDGLALRQLDSLNFPELRPVFEFARRRLHASVLFFSEQGQLLNPPPSGSMGDRMVRRFHNLFLQAIKTLPRDSLIYLAPPEAQQRHLPPFLIIRRANQQGYMVVIIRPAMGERMMRFRGMKRWLNEIVKSPGILYIQLLKDQRPLLEAGDFLLAPLEPPAEASSSRISWQILKSAEQTIFDYWQPAPNQMTIRIGLATTALAHLQQNLVRRLIFNSLLLLILGFLVMRFILSRQNVALLQSRLSQLETYTISILKNMSDGILAFNSRFEIEFTNAAYARLTGAQDVDRFNSAIQFLPSELKQKIKDFQEIENFSFQHDNHFLLISGKKVNAGSEENHSDLLYLLIVRDFTSQKELDEIRTRRNKLLAMGELASRVAHEIRNPLNGIAMLAQRLQKEFRPTENDEEFRQMTSAIRQETERLNQIVHSFLIYARSPRLKFQSTSLGEFLSGLKPVLQASGSSPLSLHIQSDVRLPIDRDQFKQALINLVKNAMEASPPHSAVSVRLEVSENKARILIEDEGGGIPPELKERIFDLYFTTREEGTGIGLSIVEKIVEAHGGKIKVESPYRKEGKEIQGARFIIELPIKEPKGEAQ, translated from the coding sequence GTGCAAAAAAACATTAACAATATTCGTCTTTGGGGTGTTTTACTGTTTATTGTTCTGGCCGTTATTATTTTTCTCCCGGCCGTCATGGAGTACCACTCCACCAAATCGGACCTGGTTCGTCTCTGGCAGGATCAAAGCCGCCTGGTCGCCGAAACCATTGTGCGCGGCAGCCAGACCATGATGCGCTTTGACGAGCAGTTTTTGCTGGATCAAAAGGAGCGCTTGATCAACGACGGGCTGGCCCTTCGGCAATTAGACAGCCTTAACTTTCCGGAACTGCGGCCGGTATTTGAATTTGCCCGCCGTCGCTTACATGCCAGCGTTCTGTTTTTTTCTGAACAAGGCCAGCTACTCAATCCCCCGCCCTCTGGTTCGATGGGCGATCGTATGGTCAGACGATTTCACAATTTATTTCTGCAAGCCATAAAGACTTTACCGCGGGATTCACTGATCTATCTTGCGCCGCCGGAAGCGCAACAGCGCCATTTGCCGCCATTTTTAATCATCCGGCGCGCCAACCAGCAGGGGTATATGGTGGTTATAATACGGCCGGCGATGGGCGAACGCATGATGCGCTTTCGGGGGATGAAAAGGTGGTTAAACGAAATCGTCAAATCGCCGGGCATCCTTTATATTCAATTGTTAAAAGATCAGCGTCCCCTGTTAGAAGCCGGCGATTTTTTGCTGGCGCCCTTGGAACCGCCGGCGGAGGCCTCTTCTTCCAGAATAAGCTGGCAAATCTTAAAAAGCGCCGAGCAAACCATCTTTGATTACTGGCAGCCGGCGCCGAATCAGATGACCATCCGTATTGGTCTGGCGACCACTGCTCTGGCGCACCTACAACAAAACCTTGTTCGCCGTTTGATCTTTAATTCTCTTTTGCTGTTAATTCTGGGTTTTCTGGTCATGCGTTTCATTTTAAGCAGACAAAACGTGGCTCTTTTGCAAAGCCGCCTGAGTCAGTTAGAGACCTACACCATTTCCATCCTGAAAAACATGAGCGACGGCATTCTGGCTTTTAATTCGCGCTTTGAAATTGAATTCACCAATGCGGCCTACGCCAGATTAACCGGCGCACAGGACGTTGACCGTTTCAACTCCGCCATTCAATTTTTGCCATCGGAGCTTAAACAAAAAATAAAGGATTTTCAGGAGATTGAGAACTTCTCATTTCAACATGACAACCATTTTCTGCTGATTAGCGGTAAAAAGGTTAATGCCGGCTCCGAAGAAAATCATTCTGACTTGCTGTACCTATTGATTGTACGTGATTTTACCTCACAAAAAGAACTGGATGAAATACGCACACGGCGCAACAAACTACTGGCCATGGGCGAGCTGGCTTCGCGCGTGGCGCATGAAATCCGCAATCCGTTGAATGGGATTGCCATGCTGGCGCAACGTCTGCAAAAAGAATTTAGACCCACTGAAAATGATGAAGAGTTCCGACAAATGACTTCCGCCATTCGTCAGGAGACCGAACGCTTAAACCAGATTGTTCATTCTTTTTTAATTTACGCCCGTTCCCCGCGCCTGAAGTTTCAATCCACTTCGCTGGGCGAATTTTTAAGCGGTCTGAAGCCCGTTTTACAGGCCAGCGGCAGTTCCCCCCTTAGCCTTCACATCCAATCCGACGTCCGTCTGCCTATTGATCGCGATCAGTTCAAGCAGGCGTTGATCAATCTGGTCAAAAACGCCATGGAAGCTTCTCCTCCACACTCGGCGGTTAGTGTACGGCTTGAGGTTTCAGAAAATAAAGCGCGGATATTGATTGAAGATGAGGGCGGCGGTATTCCGCCAGAGCTGAAAGAGCGAATTTTTGACCTTTACTTTACGACCCGGGAAGAAGGAACCGGCATTGGCCTGAGCATTGTGGAGAAAATCGTTGAAGCGCACGGTGGGAAAATTAAGGTGGAAAGTCCCTACCGCAAAGAGGGTAAAGAAATTCAGGGAGCCAGGTTTATTATTGAACTACCTATCAAGGAACCGAAAGGAGAAGCACAATGA
- a CDS encoding TetR/AcrR family transcriptional regulator, producing the protein MVAFTKRQREIVNTAIQLIAEKGIQELTIKNLSKKIGIAESAIYRHFDSKFDILIGILTLFKDNINTLNRQILEMDLSPRAKLEVMLERRFKYFSEKPTVAAVIFSEELFRNDSRLSKAVFEIMQENQNSMIGIISEGQARGEFRKEVSAEELSFMIIGAVRLIVTKWRMTDFSFDLVEEGQKLWQTIKILIT; encoded by the coding sequence ATGGTGGCTTTTACGAAAAGACAGCGCGAAATCGTTAACACGGCCATTCAATTGATTGCAGAAAAAGGCATTCAGGAATTGACCATAAAAAATTTGTCGAAAAAAATCGGAATTGCCGAGTCGGCCATTTATCGACATTTTGATAGCAAGTTTGATATTTTGATTGGTATTTTGACCCTGTTTAAGGATAACATAAACACCCTGAACAGGCAAATTCTGGAGATGGATCTTTCGCCCCGGGCTAAATTAGAGGTCATGCTTGAGCGGCGTTTTAAATATTTTTCCGAGAAACCGACCGTTGCCGCGGTAATTTTTTCTGAAGAATTGTTTCGGAATGATTCCCGACTTTCGAAGGCGGTTTTTGAGATTATGCAAGAAAATCAGAATTCCATGATCGGAATTATTTCTGAGGGGCAGGCAAGGGGCGAATTTCGCAAAGAGGTTTCTGCGGAAGAATTGTCATTTATGATTATCGGAGCGGTTCGGCTGATTGTAACCAAATGGCGTATGACGGATTTTTCTTTTGATCTTGTGGAGGAAGGCCAAAAACTCTGGCAAACCATAAAAATCCTGATTACCTGA
- a CDS encoding TlpA family protein disulfide reductase has translation MTRIVRASALVVVNLLLMVVFSFAGQEGRTVPPDSVVDFTLKDANKKEFRLAEHLGQIMILSFIPNTKNKTLGARWLENSRFCVQKLKSKFNGDIMALGLKEMTDFPMFLPRSFIRAKLRKEPFPYLIDWEGKVFAQFAVQSTPVLMVVDAGGKIVYRQELTADTDRFNALCTQIEALIEQQQRSEKKAASREEENE, from the coding sequence ATGACGCGAATCGTACGGGCATCGGCATTGGTTGTTGTAAATCTACTGCTGATGGTTGTTTTTAGCTTTGCCGGGCAGGAAGGTAGAACGGTACCCCCTGATTCCGTCGTAGACTTTACTTTGAAAGATGCAAATAAAAAAGAATTTCGTCTGGCGGAGCACCTGGGACAAATTATGATCCTGTCTTTCATACCCAATACCAAAAACAAGACGCTGGGCGCGCGCTGGTTAGAAAATAGTCGTTTTTGTGTGCAGAAATTAAAAAGCAAATTCAACGGAGACATCATGGCCCTGGGTCTGAAAGAGATGACCGATTTTCCGATGTTTTTGCCCAGGTCCTTCATCAGAGCCAAATTGCGCAAGGAGCCGTTTCCTTACCTGATCGACTGGGAAGGCAAGGTGTTTGCGCAATTTGCCGTACAGAGCACACCCGTATTGATGGTCGTCGATGCCGGTGGAAAAATCGTTTACCGGCAGGAGCTTACTGCGGACACGGATCGGTTCAACGCGCTTTGTACGCAAATTGAAGCGCTGATCGAACAGCAGCAACGCTCAGAAAAAAAAGCAGCTTCTCGGGAAGAAGAAAACGAGTAA
- a CDS encoding GTP pyrophosphokinase, which translates to MKVFEIIAEYQNRYPLNKEFSEKLKLLFERLLIAHNISFLQIETRVKSLPSFLDKVYRVLSAGKEFSYNCTDLVGIRLITYYLEDVYQIGELIEQTFKVHYKNLEYDSLNRSPDQFGYSSLHFKVSLSPEYNYPLDVQKFKNNVFEIQIRTVAQHAWATIDHKLRYKTTEKIPKLILRQIFQLSALFELADIQFSNIKKQLEAQASDDLKRYQAGDLSAKINALTLGYFLKTHQTTIDVLVKEAKRIGFNETSIQQDPNTIRYLLILFKRLGIESMAELEQLFDEALQKKEIILKNIYRIISNSSYAPIDYPFPVILLILITLRLKIIDFDAIDVQEIILKLMGNPEASLDVPPADQALPIQQ; encoded by the coding sequence GTGAAAGTTTTTGAAATCATTGCAGAATACCAGAATCGCTACCCGTTGAACAAAGAATTTTCCGAAAAGCTAAAGCTGTTGTTCGAGCGTTTGCTCATTGCGCACAACATCAGTTTTTTGCAGATCGAAACGCGTGTGAAGTCGTTGCCCAGTTTTTTGGATAAAGTTTACCGCGTTCTTTCTGCGGGAAAGGAATTTTCTTACAATTGTACCGATCTGGTTGGCATTCGCCTTATTACCTACTATTTAGAAGATGTTTATCAGATTGGCGAGCTGATCGAGCAAACCTTTAAAGTGCATTACAAAAATCTTGAGTACGATTCTCTGAATCGTTCGCCGGATCAGTTTGGCTATTCTTCTTTGCATTTTAAAGTTTCGTTATCGCCAGAGTATAACTATCCGCTTGATGTACAAAAGTTCAAGAACAATGTGTTTGAAATTCAGATTCGTACGGTAGCGCAACATGCCTGGGCCACCATTGACCACAAGCTGCGTTACAAAACCACGGAAAAAATCCCCAAACTCATTTTGCGTCAGATTTTTCAATTAAGCGCTCTGTTCGAACTGGCCGATATTCAATTTTCAAACATTAAAAAACAGCTCGAAGCTCAGGCCTCTGATGATTTAAAACGCTACCAGGCCGGAGACCTTTCTGCAAAAATTAACGCCCTGACCCTTGGATATTTTTTGAAAACGCACCAGACAACCATTGATGTGCTGGTCAAAGAAGCAAAGAGAATCGGTTTTAATGAAACCTCCATCCAGCAGGACCCTAACACCATTCGTTACCTGTTGATCCTTTTTAAACGCCTGGGCATTGAATCCATGGCCGAACTGGAACAACTCTTTGACGAAGCGCTGCAAAAAAAGGAGATTATTCTCAAAAACATTTACCGGATTATTTCAAATTCCAGTTATGCGCCTATTGATTATCCGTTTCCGGTCATCTTGCTGATATTGATAACTTTAAGACTGAAAATCATCGATTTTGACGCCATTGATGTTCAGGAGATCATCTTGAAATTAATGGGTAATCCGGAAGCGTCACTTGATGTTCCACCTGCCGATCAGGCTCTGCCGATTCAACAGTGA
- a CDS encoding MlaE family ABC transporter permease, which yields MRVSSIIENLHSLFVKSLFFAFFAEVRRRLKFAFRVLSSMNAAFRYRHETLYQFYVMGVQALFLVVLATSFTSMVMSFEYGKKLEPFGAKLLLGRIMGISIIREIGPIVTGLMIAGRTGAKIVSEIGNMVLSQQTDALRAFGLDPIKRIIVPRVFASVMVMIPLTVLADSVGIIAGWFAAVRWIGVDSEFFWLSMRGGLLVKDLTIGLIKPPFYGLIIGLISSYYGYTIRGGAAGMGRAATQTVVFASVGVLFIDFLLTRIILSLY from the coding sequence ATGCGTGTATCCAGCATAATAGAAAATTTGCATTCTCTGTTTGTAAAATCGCTTTTTTTTGCTTTTTTCGCTGAAGTCAGGCGCCGCTTAAAATTTGCCTTTCGCGTACTTTCGTCCATGAACGCTGCTTTTCGTTACCGGCACGAAACCCTCTACCAGTTTTACGTGATGGGCGTTCAGGCGCTTTTTTTGGTTGTTTTAGCCACATCGTTTACCAGTATGGTCATGTCTTTTGAATACGGGAAAAAACTGGAGCCTTTTGGAGCCAAACTGCTTTTAGGGCGCATTATGGGCATTTCCATCATTCGCGAAATAGGCCCCATTGTAACGGGATTGATGATTGCTGGACGCACCGGCGCAAAAATTGTCTCCGAAATCGGTAATATGGTTTTGAGCCAGCAAACGGACGCGCTGCGGGCCTTTGGGCTTGATCCCATCAAACGTATTATTGTGCCGCGCGTTTTTGCCTCGGTTATGGTTATGATTCCTCTCACTGTGCTGGCTGATTCTGTGGGCATCATCGCCGGCTGGTTTGCGGCTGTGCGCTGGATTGGGGTGGACTCCGAGTTTTTCTGGCTTTCCATGCGCGGCGGATTGCTGGTAAAAGATTTGACGATAGGCCTGATTAAGCCGCCTTTTTATGGTTTGATTATTGGTTTGATCAGCAGTTACTATGGCTACACCATTCGCGGCGGCGCGGCAGGAATGGGGCGGGCCGCCACTCAGACGGTGGTCTTTGCCTCGGTCGGCGTTTTATTTATCGACTTTCTTTTAACGCGCATTATACTTTCACTTTACTGA
- a CDS encoding ABC transporter ATP-binding protein: protein MVELEKVSLTLGNRKILDNVSFHINPGEIVLLSGDSGVGKSTILKLILGLIRPTAGKIHVLGHDIGALKTSALMRVRQQCGIVFQEGALFDSLTVEENVSFFLKEALHLPPDEIRKRVSETLSYLGLMDYLHYLPSQLSGGMKKRVAIARAIVTRPKLLLYDEPTAGLDARSAIRVVELIRDLQKQFNVTSLIVTHELHYFVRVIDKIFHLENGRIEFEKYNGAALSALRENNFLNLFAQE, encoded by the coding sequence ATGGTTGAATTAGAAAAGGTATCGCTCACGCTGGGCAATCGTAAAATTTTAGACAACGTTTCCTTTCACATCAATCCGGGAGAGATTGTTTTACTCAGCGGCGACAGCGGAGTTGGCAAAAGTACGATCCTTAAATTGATTTTGGGATTGATTCGACCAACGGCGGGGAAGATTCACGTTCTGGGACATGACATTGGCGCCCTGAAGACCAGTGCGCTGATGCGCGTGCGTCAGCAGTGCGGGATTGTGTTTCAGGAGGGCGCATTGTTCGATTCGCTAACCGTGGAAGAAAACGTCAGTTTCTTTTTAAAAGAAGCGCTGCACCTGCCGCCGGATGAAATCAGAAAACGGGTTTCTGAAACGTTGAGCTATCTGGGCTTAATGGATTACCTTCATTACCTTCCGTCGCAATTGAGCGGCGGCATGAAAAAACGGGTGGCCATTGCCCGGGCCATTGTAACGCGCCCAAAGCTGTTGCTGTACGACGAGCCAACGGCCGGTCTGGACGCCCGCTCGGCAATTCGCGTGGTGGAGCTGATCCGTGACTTGCAAAAACAATTTAATGTAACATCGTTAATTGTTACGCATGAACTGCACTATTTTGTGCGTGTGATCGATAAAATTTTCCACCTGGAAAACGGACGGATTGAATTCGAAAAGTACAACGGCGCGGCGCTTTCTGCACTGCGGGAAAACAACTTTTTAAATCTTTTTGCACAGGAGTAA
- a CDS encoding MlaD family protein has protein sequence MESLRQNNNFKISVYLMVMLSAVLLGIIFYIVGSNQKLFADKYSLYMFKPQAESLVPGAFITLSGLKVGVVGEMKLTNRAEKPGVLIELKIDKKYREFITPSSVAQIKTMGMLGDRYVDISLGKAAETPLREGALIASKDSPDLEQVMVDAAASVSQLRSVLNNVDLLTRQMVEGPGTMASLINDGAMAGDLKQSLNNLKEISGAANNGRGNAARFLNDSTLYQSLLATARQLQKITAQIAEGQGTLGKMVFDSSAAGHLQNVVQKSDSLLDALNGNGTVGALLKDRAYYEELFTLTRELRTLIEDIKKHPKKYGSFSIF, from the coding sequence ATGGAATCGCTGAGGCAAAATAACAATTTTAAAATTAGCGTTTATTTGATGGTTATGCTTTCGGCTGTTTTGCTGGGAATTATCTTTTACATTGTCGGATCAAATCAAAAGTTATTTGCCGATAAATATTCGCTGTACATGTTCAAGCCGCAGGCCGAATCGTTAGTGCCCGGAGCTTTTATTACCCTTTCCGGTTTAAAGGTCGGCGTGGTGGGCGAAATGAAATTGACCAACCGGGCTGAAAAGCCGGGCGTGCTTATTGAACTGAAAATTGACAAAAAATACCGGGAATTTATTACGCCTTCGTCGGTGGCGCAGATCAAGACCATGGGCATGTTAGGCGATCGTTACGTGGATATCTCGCTGGGTAAAGCCGCAGAAACGCCGCTGCGGGAAGGCGCGCTTATTGCCAGCAAAGATTCTCCCGATCTGGAGCAGGTTATGGTTGATGCGGCCGCTTCTGTGTCTCAGTTAAGGTCGGTGCTGAACAATGTGGATCTTTTGACGCGCCAGATGGTGGAGGGGCCGGGCACCATGGCTTCATTGATCAACGATGGCGCCATGGCCGGTGATCTGAAACAGAGCCTGAACAATCTAAAAGAGATCAGCGGCGCTGCAAATAACGGTCGCGGAAATGCCGCTCGTTTTTTAAACGATTCCACGCTGTACCAGTCGCTTTTAGCCACCGCAAGGCAATTGCAAAAAATAACGGCGCAAATTGCAGAAGGGCAGGGAACGTTGGGCAAAATGGTTTTTGATTCAAGCGCCGCTGGCCACCTGCAAAACGTTGTTCAGAAATCCGATTCCTTGCTTGATGCCCTGAACGGCAATGGAACGGTGGGCGCCTTGCTTAAAGACCGGGCTTATTACGAAGAATTATTTACTCTTACGCGCGAACTGCGTACCTTAATCGAAGACATTAAAAAACATCCAAAAAAATATGGTTCGTTTAGCATTTTTTAA
- a CDS encoding DUF3943 domain-containing protein, protein MSTHSSGRFKRMVILLIFLVVGTSLRAQPSARDSVKTNYWLPAAETVGLNVMVWSFDRYVQQVDWARISWESMRNNLRHGFVWDADGFETNQLFHPYSGALSFTMARSSGLDFWKSLPYSFGGSLMWELFMETEYPSMNDIITTPMSGIVLGEISYRVSNLILTTGERGFWRNLASAFISPSNAFNRLLRGGSLAPDARRHPEAYRVDVAFGLNGVFIDQKFSQRVPHVYLKYRMEYGDHTHPGKNYRPFDYFVTEAGASLSDANSILAIFANGMLFGKKVDLFGARQATIGLFKNFSFLNNRVYKISSSSVGGALLTRHTFADRSAWNNTLIVSAIVMGGVNSLYAMEVGRDYNLGPGMSVKYESFYSIRQSVQFYLRYKHYWIHPLSGAKGNEYVDILMMGARVFLSQRQSLNLEFIEYDRWSHYRDYPNLKENNFAVRVYYSFIFGKPR, encoded by the coding sequence ATGAGTACACATAGTAGCGGCAGATTCAAACGAATGGTCATCTTACTCATCTTCCTGGTCGTTGGAACCAGCTTAAGGGCGCAGCCGAGTGCGCGCGATTCTGTAAAAACCAACTACTGGCTGCCGGCAGCAGAAACCGTTGGCTTAAACGTCATGGTCTGGTCGTTTGACCGCTATGTGCAACAAGTGGACTGGGCGCGGATTTCCTGGGAAAGCATGCGCAATAATTTGCGGCACGGTTTTGTGTGGGACGCCGATGGGTTTGAAACCAATCAGTTGTTTCATCCTTACAGCGGCGCGCTTTCTTTTACCATGGCCCGTTCTTCTGGTTTGGACTTCTGGAAATCGTTGCCTTATTCGTTTGGCGGCAGTTTGATGTGGGAACTGTTCATGGAAACCGAATATCCTTCCATGAACGATATCATTACCACGCCCATGAGCGGAATTGTGCTGGGCGAAATCAGTTACCGAGTTTCCAATTTGATCCTGACGACAGGCGAACGCGGATTCTGGCGTAATCTTGCTTCGGCTTTTATTTCGCCCTCTAACGCCTTTAATCGGTTGTTGCGCGGCGGAAGCCTTGCGCCCGACGCCAGGCGTCATCCTGAGGCTTATCGTGTGGATGTGGCGTTTGGGTTAAACGGGGTGTTCATCGATCAAAAGTTTTCGCAACGCGTGCCGCATGTTTACTTAAAGTATCGAATGGAGTACGGCGATCACACCCACCCTGGCAAAAACTACCGCCCGTTTGATTATTTTGTAACCGAAGCGGGCGCCAGCCTTTCCGACGCTAATAGCATTCTGGCAATTTTTGCCAACGGCATGCTTTTCGGTAAAAAGGTAGATTTATTCGGCGCGCGCCAGGCTACCATTGGCCTGTTCAAAAATTTTAGCTTTCTTAATAACCGCGTTTACAAAATTTCGTCCAGCAGCGTGGGGGGCGCCCTGTTAACGCGCCACACTTTTGCAGATCGCAGCGCATGGAACAATACACTCATTGTCTCGGCGATTGTCATGGGCGGCGTGAATTCGCTTTACGCCATGGAGGTTGGGCGCGATTACAACCTGGGGCCGGGAATGAGCGTTAAGTACGAATCGTTCTACAGCATAAGGCAATCGGTTCAGTTTTACCTGCGCTACAAACACTACTGGATTCATCCCTTAAGCGGTGCAAAGGGCAATGAATATGTGGATATCCTGATGATGGGGGCGCGTGTATTTTTAAGCCAGAGACAAAGCCTGAACCTGGAATTCATCGAATACGACCGCTGGTCCCATTACCGCGATTATCCCAATTTGAAAGAAAACAATTTTGCCGTGCGCGTTTATTATTCATTTATTTTCGGAAAGCCCCGGTAA